The Anolis sagrei isolate rAnoSag1 chromosome 6, rAnoSag1.mat, whole genome shotgun sequence genome includes the window gcgccttccccttggcacatttctctctttcgccctccaatcatgcctcttcaaattttacagctggtcacagctgatctccagctggagcgctcaagggccagggcttcccaattcttggtgtctatgccacaattgtTAAGGTTGGCAAAGATGCAACTAACCAATAACTaatatattttcccccttttcttccctttccttcctctttccccccacTCCCCATTCTCTGAGTAATAGTGTaacaaaaattatttggaaaaccgCAGGCATTTCCATGTCAACCTACAACTTCCTTAAATGCGTGAAATACTATTTTGGGGCTAAGATCTCCCCATCTGTGCAGGTGAATTTTGAAATGCAggagatcataataataattcacagctGCACATCCCAGTGATGTACAACACACTATCCAATTTTCTTGGTTCAGCATAATTATGTGTAGCATAGTTGTTTAGGAGTATGCTCTGTAGAATGTAGTAGTGCTTCCAAGTCTTGGTGTGATAATATAGCCACAGGGAGGGTTGGTAATTCCCTTTATAATTTCTGAGAAATGCCTGGAATGGACTCACCAAAGCGATGATGAGAATTTGTGAGAAAACCAGGGCATACTCACCTCAAGGGGATCATGCAGTCCGATCCAGACATTGTTTCTTTGGAACTGGAGATTGTCGATGTAGTGGGCAACGAGATCTCTCTCTGCCGCAGTAAGAATAGAGGCCAGATGAGTCCCGGGGCCATGGCTCTGGCACTCAATCTTGGGAGAGAGAAGGGACAAGAAGGAgttttattcacactgtcatctTCCAGCAATAGGATAAATGCAGAGCGGGATCTCCTTGAAATTATTGCTTTTAAAGCTTCTCTAGACTTTTTGCTTCATCCTTCTCATTTGTGGGGGACAATGGAAGAAATGAAGTCAACTTAccctgtttccccgaaaataaaacatacccataaaataagccatagcagtgCTTATCAATATCTGAAATGTCACATGTTTTTCATACGATAGACTCAGGGCCCTACCAcacaatcaaataataataataataataataataataataataatctttatttgtaccccgcaacCATCTCCCCGGTGGGGACTcggaggcggcttacatggggccaagcctgaacaacaattacaaatcagaaaaaccaaaacacaaacgaaaacgcagacaataaacaacatcataattacataaagcatataaatacataacaatataaaaggtacaatagacacaggcacagagacaatgggcgggctacatgtaattactaaaaacaactaattaaaactaattaaaaactcagacaaggtaaaagagagaagcaaatcATATGCGGAGCAGTACTCATAATGGCAGGGGTTGTGGAGTCAAGCTTCCCACAAAGGGGAGGGCGACTACTCTAATGACAGAATTATCATCTAAACTGTCATGTGAtattgtatacctactcatcaaaggcacaATTCTGTAGAACGTAGtagtgccttgatattctgggttatatggctttgtggaaggggtcCCAGGCTGCTTTTAACCGAGTTCTTCTTCCTGATGCTTTCTTCCATTCCTTGGCAATTATGAAACGAGGCTAAAAGAACTTATAACTTATCCAGCAGAAAATGTTTCTTACCTCAGCTTCTGCCCATGTCGTTTCTCTACCAAAATAACCATAACAGTTCCCTTCACTTTCCATCCAATCTCTGGGGCAGGATTTGGCCTCAGCTGCAATGGGAAAGGGATATGAATGTAGGACAAGTTATAGAAGATATTAACTGTGTTCTCTCTTATGTATGGAAACCTTACACACTGGTTCAAAGGTAGACATTTTGTGGCTTGTTGGGTGTTATCTGCCATCCATCAGCTACGTATAGTCAACCTCCCAAAGTAACTGCTAACATAATACTTTTGATGTTTCTTAAAGGGACTTACCTCCTGGAAAAGGACTGGAGAGCAGAAGGCCAAAAAGGCATAGGCTGGCATAGGCGAGGAGTCCCATCTTCCTGATGACTTTTAAGGGAGATTCAAAAAACATTCCAAAGAGTTATGTTGAGTGAATAGCAAATGGAATAACAATGAGAAGTAGTTCAGTAAGTTACAGAGCACCTTGACTTTCACCTATGCAGAAACTTCAGTATTCTCATTAATTATATACCCTTTTGATATTCTTTTCTTGCTGAATGAAATAATCTCCTCCTATATGAATAAAACAAGTCACTCACCTGATGCTGGTTTCCCCCTCAGTAAACGGATCCACTGGACAACTGAACTGAGAGGTTCTTTGGCAATGCTCTGCTCTCTGTCTTTTCTaggttatatatatatgattgacCAGAGATAATAGTCCAATATCAAGACGAAGCAATGACGAAATCCTGGTTGAGTTTCCTTACACTTGAACTGCTTACGTGTTACTCATTAGAAGGACAAGGTAAATTCTTCTTTAATCAGATAAGGAAATATATTCCTAAATAAACAACTCTCTTTATTGATGTCTGCATGGTTAtgagtgcaataaataaattgccatagatacagattcAGTGTAACAACCATGAAGATGCTATATTGTTTTTGCAACCATTGTTGACTCTATATCCCACTGTGCATATGGTTCTAGCCCAATGCTTTACTACCTTCAAAGTACATATGCTGTGAAGTATTCTTATTAATACTTCTCCTCAACTCTACATTTCCATGTTTACAGTGTGTATTCCCTCGTTACCCATTGCCTCTTGGATTTATTCTTTTCTCTGTTCAGTATCTTTCCAAATGTCAGCCAAGATCTATATagtggtcaggagtgcttattatCTACTTCACCTGATATACCAGAAATTAGCCTTTTGAAAACTGGAAGACAAAAGGTACATGTGTTGGTAACCTCACAACTGGACTTCTGTAATGTGCTGTACACGAGGTACCCTGTATTGGAaattccaattagttcaaaatatggcagccagaatgGATACCAATACATTTAGGAATGAGCACATCACACCTCCTCTTAGATTACTCCCCTGCTTGCAAATCAATTTCCAAGGAAAAATAACTTATTGGTTATCACCAttaagataatgatgctggggaaaatgcaaggaaaaagcaagaggggccagccaagggcaagatagatggatggtatccttgaagggactggcttgacctagaaggagctggggatggcctcAGCCGACAGGGAGTCAGATGTGacgaaacaaataaacaacaaatcacCATGGAAGTCccaaattgtttgagtccaggttaTCTGTAGGATCGTCTTCTCTCATATAATCCCCCTATACAGTTCGGTTCTCTGGGGGACATTTATTTCAGTCAGAATTCGACTGCAACTATCACTCAAGAGAccttttaagcagtttatgttctcttggctttgtaaaagttgcttattgctttgctgccttctttagactcctttgtaacttcaatcagtttattttatatttagacaaagactgctacagacaacTATTTTTGGgttcttcagccattttggctaatgagaggCATGCATTGtgtgaaatgtagtttaacagcagggccttttgtaaTTTCCTCCATTGGGAgcctggccttcccaaactacagttaacgatggctgtgcttagccatgcccactgCTTCCCTTTTTGCAGCCCTGGCGGAAAGAATGAGATTATAAAAATCCCCTTGCCTTtatcaaagttgcttaatggttgtgaaaattaaaataaccttcgGAGACATCGAACATTATAGAATATTTCTGGGGGGAAAAagataagtggttcaaatttggatttcCCCCCAACCTTTCCTACATGGTTCAAAACCTGCTTTAGATGTCCAAATtcatacatttttttccaaatttcagTCCTTTCTgaacgaacctatccaaccctattaTCTATGCATTTAATGAGGCTTGAGCCTACCTCGAGTCAtgagagagaaataataataataacaataagaacaacaatagtaataagcTAAACTCATTTGATATATCCCAATTTGTGTACTAGCCCCCAAAATGTTGTTGGTCTGAAGGATGACAAGCTTCTTCTATAATAGGGTGGGGACTCTTCAGATAGAAGTAGACAGAGTTGAAATCCCCGACTCCCTTAGGGCTGGTTGTGGGCGGCTGGGGATGGCAGTCCTTCAATATCTGGAAGCAGATCTGTAGCTGGGGCtggggggtgttaggggttcaacccccccttgAATTTTTTCAGGGTAAAAAAACCTGgattactcattaattttaactgattaaccaaatctccatgctaagtctatgagaagcaaaaattaaacaagtccctccagaactgcaagcatatgttgacaatttattcacactgtcattgcatgcagcaatagctgatacagtggaagcaaccaagctggcccacccataactggcaggcaaagcctaatccatgggtgggggtggggggtggaacgGGATGGGAGGGACATGAAGGGACTCATGAAGGATCCCAGAGTTTATGGGTATGGTTGAGAGGGGTGGAGCTGCCGGCTATTTGAGGCTGATCGGCCCCCCTGccgtgctctttgcttcagcgtgaggtaGGAGGTAGGTTTCTAATGGGCAGTTAGGCCTTTCCTTACTtgctccctccccttctctttcccagAGGATAGTGGGGTGTTCAGCCTTTGCCAATATATTAGGAAGCCAGGTCTCCATTTTGTTCAGACCTCATGTTGGGCTTCACGCCTTTGGGCTGTTGTTGCGCCAGGATGGGGTCATTCTGGAGGGGGCCTTGTGGTCTTCCCTTGTATCTGAGAGGCCCTCCAGGTTCCACCGGTCAGGCTCATGGCCTAACAAACTAGAAGTTATCAGATCTGTCCTGTTCTGGAAGCTGTGTAGTCATACTCTCTTGGCCCCGGAGCAAGGCACAGACACACTACTGGAAGTATAACTCTTCATTACGTGGCCAACTGTCTGGTTTGGGGTGGGAATCCTAGCTTCCCACCCCAAACTTCAGGCTTGTGTTTTCACCTCATGCTAGGCCATATGTTGGGCTCTTCCTGGAAGAGACTGTTTGCTTTGCTAGCACAGGTGGTGCCATTTTCCACAGTGTTTGAGAGGGCTTGGTAGGTATTGCTTGCTCAGGCTCATAGTCTAACCTCCTGAAAGGCacagtcacactctcttagccagAGTGTAAGATACATACACTCAGATTAAAAATGCATcttcattatattatttatattcattATGGGGGATATCTTTGCAGTGTCTTTTAGGGCTGTGCTTTTGTCTTATGCCAAGCTTCTTCCATTTggggcagcagttctcaacctggggatggtGACCCCCAAGGGGGTTGtttggccatttcagaggggtcgcgaggccgcCTCCTTTGGCCCCACTCCCTTCATCTCCCTTGCCTGGCTTGTGCCATGGGGTCGCAAGGCAGGTGACGAAGGCTCTACAAAAAGCCTGGCCTTTCATGAAGCCTCCCTCACCTGCCTCACACTCTCGCCGGCCAGCAAGGGTGCGGGCTCCTTCACGCAAGGCCTGGCCTTGTGTAAAGTCTTCCTCACCTGCCTCGTGCTCTCGCCAGCcagcacactgcacttatctatgcacactgcactgatcttatttgtagtgcaaaagacacttaaagacaatataataaaatgaagagcaattttaacaaatgtaaacttataagtatttcaatgggaagtgtgggtctgcttttggctgataaaatagaattgttattgttgttgttgtgtgctttcaagtcgtttcagacttaggttgaccctgagcaagggccgggtaaatgaccttggagggccacatctggcccctgggccttagtttgaggacccctgctccagaGTGTCAActgaagtttatcaatggagcctggtttctgtcaaagtgtattgacacagttttcaagagtttccaacagacgtggTATTCCTTTGTAACGATAAATTACCAATTAgcagtcattttcagttattttaagacttgaaactttgtaactaaaatagaagaTAGATTGAACTAAGTCTATATAAactatagaatgaaccataccatttaaattattttgtgttatggaactactctaaacaaagtttcaacccctcccgCCATCcaaatttgtttttctgtctatGACCCTGTCTGGAAAGCTGTATGATTTCTGCCCCGGTCATCAAGAAATGAGAATAATGGATTCTAGTTATCGCAGAAGGTATATGGTTCTGTTATCTGAGTGATTTAGAGAACAAATACAACTTCAATATACATTAAAGGAGCTCCAGGACAATATAATTTACAATTCACAGGAACCCAAGGTAATCACAATTCATGTCATCATAAAATGAACCTTTGTTCATATTATTTTTCCAAGGAATTTCTGATTGACACATATTAAACACACATTAAAGCAATGCCAATACTTCAAGGTTCATCTCTGATTCCCTACCTTTCTGTTATTTAGAAGCAAGAAACCTTCAATTTCCTATGAAATTTACACTAGGGTTGTGCTTTTGGGGTAAAACTTGCCCCGTTTTGTGTCCTGATTTTTGTTGGGGCCCCCGATCCCTTTTATAGGACTCTCCCAAAATTGGAAGGAGAGATATTTGTTTTGGAAGCTCCACTTCCTGGTGCGTGCTTTAAGGAAGCTTCCATTCTTCTTACCTGCTACCTGCTGTTTGAACTCTAGAGTAGGAGGCACCTGgttgtaggcactggcaggcgcATGCAGTTTCTGGGTCTGCCTGTACACCACGCCAGACACACACTTTTCTTGGAAAGAGAGTTTGTATGTGGTGTGGCGTGCAGCCAGGCCCAGAAAGCAGacgtgcctgccagtgcctgcagctgagtgcctcttactctagagtaagaggcgctcagctgcaggtgcactatgggcctgcctgcacaccccaccacacacgtactctctttccaaggcgaAGAGGCTTTTGGGTCAAGCAGATTTTCATGTGGGGAAGGGGCTTCCCATTTCATGCTcccaaagaaatggaagacacaaaagaaactgTAGAAACAGTAGGAACGAATTCCGTGCACAAACTGCAGCATCTGAATCTCCTCAGTATAGAAAGTGCAACAAAAGGTGGAAACtgagtcccttctacactgtctttaTAGCCCAGGGtacgatcccagattatcttcttatcccagattatatagcagCGGAgaatcatataattcagttcaaagcagataatctgggatcagatcctgggacataaggtcagtgtagaaggggtctaaagcTGGTTCTATATTgcaatataaaatctagattatctgctttgatctggattatatggcagtgtagactcatataaatgattttaaagcagataatgtggattatccattttgataatctggattatatggcagtgtagatccaaccggAGAGAAGACAAGCTACCATGTTTCTGGGTTATCTGTTTGCCATCTGCCTTTCAAAGACTCAGGACTCATTGGGTTTGGATCCTAttgcttcatcatcatcatcgtcatatCATCGTCATATcataatttataccccactttttcctcCTATAAAAGAGACTCATAAAAACCAatgcaatgcaatttaaaatctaaaatatccaaacaataaaacagaattaaatatgaatggtagtaaaaaaaacccagttaaaaTCCTTGAAAtttattaaaaacatattcagaaCTAAAAACCACTGCACCCCCAACTTGATCTTTAAAGCccccttctttaaaa containing:
- the LOC132779325 gene encoding C-type lectin-like — encoded protein: MGLLAYASLCLFGLLLSSPFPGAEAKSCPRDWMESEGNCYGYFGRETTWAEAEIECQSHGPGTHLASILTAAERDLVAHYIDNLQFQRNNVWIGLHDPLEKGKWRWTDGSAYNYNHWMQKEPNNLWNSEYYVALRASTERKGRIDAVCKKPKHYICKHELWSSVSQPS